In Salinibaculum sp. SYNS191, the genomic window CGGACGGCACCGTCCGGCCGTACACGCTGACAAGCGGCGGCGAGTTCGTCGGCGGCCTGCTCACGCTCGAAGACGACGCGACCCTGTACACCTGGCAACGGGTCGCCGACCTCGACAGCGACGTCCCCGCCTCGGACCTGCTCGACTGGGAGGCGATACGGCAGGCGGCCGACCGCGGCCTTGAACGCGTCGACCTCGTCGGGGCGAACAACCCCCGGCTCTGTGGCTACAAGGCGAAGTTCAACCCCGAAGTCCGCACGCACTACAGCCTGGAGCGGAGCTCGCGGATGGCGGACGTCCTGAAGTGGCTGTACCTGCGCTTCCGGTGACGACCGCGTTCACTTCGAGATGACGTGACGAACACCGCGGAGGAACGGGCGGGGGTCGTCCAGGCGGAGCGTGTCGAAGTGCGGGTCCGTCAGACACGAGCGGGCGACGTCGACGGTGGCGCGGGACAGCGACGGCGTCTCGTAGAAGGGTGACCCGTCGGCGCGGATGCTCTGGAGGTAGCCCAGTTCCCCGTGCAGCAGGTGGGTCCGGACACCGACCTGGTATTCCGGGTCGATGTCGTCGGCGCGGCCGGTCGCGGCCTGCCAGTAGTACCACGGGAAGTCAGCGCCGGCGCGGACCGCACAGGGGAGCGACTGCCAGAGCCGGGGATTTATCTCCGCCAGCTTGTACTCGCCGGTCGTCTCGTCTTTCATGTACTCGATGCAGGCGAGACCGTGCCAGTCGAGGTGGTCCAGCAGCGCGCGTCCGACGGCCTCCAGTTCGGGGTCGTCGATTGACTCCCGGTAGACGCCGCCGCCACCGGTGTAGGAGTCCCCCCGGAGCTGGCGGTGCTGGAACGTCGCCAGTGGCTCGCCGTGGTCGTACAGCGCGCCGAAGACGTACTGTCCGGACGAGGCGACGAACTCCTGGACGATTGGGTCGTGGCCCATCCGGTCGCGGACCGCCTCGACGTCGATCGTCTCGCTGGACGGGACGTGCTCGACGGACTTGACAGTCTCCGCGTCCTCGGGCGCACGCTCCGGGCAGTACGTCGACGTGAGCAGGTTGTACCGCGACTTGACGATGCGCGGGGTCGGCCAGTCCGCCCCATCGGCGAGTCGTCTGGTCTCGGGTATCGGCACGCCGGCGTCTGCCGCCGCCTCGAACAGTTGCACCCGGTCGAAGACGGTATCGAGCGTGTCTGCGGGGGGAGTCACGAGCGAGACGTGCCGGTCGAAGCTGGCCGCGTCCCGCGCGAAGACGTACGGGTCGAACGGCCGCAACGGGAGGATTGTCCGGACCGAGGGCCGGCGAGCGAGCGAGAGCAACGCGTCGCGGTATGCCACGAGGTCGTCGTCGGGGTCGGGGACGTCGACCGCCTCGTCGCAGTAGCGTGAGGCTGCGGCCGGCACGTCGTCGTAGTGGGACGCGACGATTGTGCGGACGCCGCGGCGAGCCAGCGAGCGCACCGCCGAGTAACTGCCGGGGTCGTACCCCGTCGGAATCACGACAGTATCGGTTCCACCCCGAGTCTCTGTCATGCCCACCGGTTCGCAGTACATCGTCATTAGTAGTCAGCGCGTACCGACGGTGTGCAGTGCGGACGCACCGGACCGAGCGGGCGGTCCTGCTCCGACTGACCCTGCCGTAACCGGTTGATAACTATACCGCGGCGTGTGGTTCGGCAAGCCGATGGTGTCCCTCCCGACCGGCGAGAGCGTCCTGTCGAGCGTCGAGACGCGTCTCCGGGCGGTCGGCGGCTCGCTCGCCGGTACCCACCCGGCCACGCGACGGCTGGCGATGGCGCTGTGGAGCCAGTACGTCAGGCTCTACCCGGAGGTCGCAAACGGCGTCCTCGCGACACGCGTGGGTCGTCAGGCCACCGTCGAGCCGTTCCGCGTGGTCGAGATCGACCCCGCGCGAATCGAGTTCATGGTCGAGTCCAGCGCCCTCCCGCGGCAGGCCCGCTCGGACGACGTCTTCCCCGAGTCGAAGTTCAAGTACGCGGGGGCGGTCCTCGGCGGCGACTGGGACCGCTCGTGCGAGCGCTTCGAGGACTCGGAGCTGTATCGCTCCTTCCGCGCGCACTTCCGGGACGGCGTAGACTGGGCGGCGACGCCGTTCTACGAGACCGTCGTCGACCACATCGAGGCGGGCACGACGATGTGGGGCTGCCGGACCGCCGGCGAGTTCCGGGAGCGCTGTCGCGACCTCGACCGGCTCTACGACGCCATCGCGTCCCACGGGTTTCGCTCCCAGCGGGAACTCGCGACATCGGAGATACCGGACCCGGTCGACGGCGACAGCCCGCCCCGCCCTCACAGGGTGCGTCTCGTCAACGACGAACTGGCGGTCTGCATCGGCCGCGACGGCGACTTCCTGTTTCTGGACGGGCGCGACCGGCTGGCGATTGCGAAACTCCTCGACGTCGAGACGGTGCCGGCCTGGGTGGTCGTCCGCCACCGGGAGTGGCAGCGACTCAGGACGGCCGTCGCGAGGCGGCCGTGGCTCGCCGGACAGCTCCAGGCAGACCTCCGGGACCATCCGGACGTAGACTCCGACGGTTCCGCCGCCGTGGCCGGTAGGCCCTGAATTACAATCAGTGGGATATCCGTCTCAACCGACGATGGGACAGCTTACACTGGCTGAGGGCGGCCGCGCGAGCACGGACGGATGAGTTACGACTTCGACGAGTCGCTGCTCCTGGCGGCGCTGCGCCCGCTCATCGCACCCTGCGGGGACCTGCTCCTGGGCATCCTCCTCACCGTCGTCGCGGTGGTCGGGATGGTGACCACCGGTGGGGCCATCCGGGCGGCACTCGGCCTCCCGCTGGTCCTGTTGCTCCCGGGGTACGCCGTCGTCTCGGTGCTCTTTCCGGGACGGCCGGGCCGCGACGCCAGGCTGGCTCCCGGCCTCGGCACCCGCCTCGCGCTCGCTGTGGGCATCAGCGTCTCGGTGTCGGTGCTGGTCGGCTTCGTGCTGGGTGCCGTCGGCCTCCCGCTGTCGACGCTGTCGGTCGCTGGCAGCCTCACAGTGGTCTCGCTCCTCGGACTGACCGGCGCCGTGTGGCGGCGGCTGCAACTCCCCGCCGAACGGCGGTTCGGCCTCCCGTTCCGGGAGTGGGCGGCGAGCGCCTGGCGGGGCGTCGCTCGGCAGGACTCCGCGCTGGACGGCGTCTTGAACGTCGCGCTCGTCCTGGCCGTGCTGGTCGGTGTCTCGACGCTCGGGTACGCGCTGGTGGTACCGGCACACTCTGCCTCGTTTTCCAGTTTCGCCGTCCTCTCGGCGAACGGGTCGGACGACCCGGTGGCCGGCAACTACTCGACGAACCTCACGCAGGGCGCGCCACAGGAGTTCCTGCTGTCGGTCGAGAACCACGAAGGCGAGCGCACCGAGTACGCCGTCGTCTCGGAACTCCAGCGGGTGAACACGACGACGGACACCGTGACCGAGCGGGCCGAACTCGACCGGCGGACCGGCGTCGCCCAGGCGGGCGAGACGTGGGAGGAAGCGGTCTCGGTCACGCCGTCGCTGTCAGGCGACCGGCTCAGAATCGCGTTCTACCTCTACACCGGCGACGCACCGGCACAGGTCGACAGCCGCTCGGCCGACGAACACCTCTACCTCTGGGTGACAGTGACACCGGGATGACGGCGCTGGTCGTCGCGGTCCTGTTCGCGCTCTGGGCCGGCTCGGCGTTGCTTGTCTGGGCACTGCTGTACGCGATGGGCGAGTCCGAAAAGCGCCGCGGGTCGTCGCGAGCAGAGGAACCCGAGAAGTAGTGGGACTCGGCTCGGGAAACCGCTCCATAACAAAGAGTCGAGCCGGCGAGCGTCGGGACGATGACGCTCAGCGCTGCGGTCGTCGGTGGCGGCGTCGTCTCGGACCGCCACCTCTCGGGACTCGCACAGAATCCGCTCGTCGAACTCGTCGCCGTTTGTGACATCGACGAACAGCGAGCGCGCGAACAGGCCAAGAAGTACGGCATCAAGGCGTACTTCGACATGGCGGAGCTACTGGAGGGGGAGTCGCTTGACTGGATACACCTGTGTACGCCGGTCCAGACCCACCGCGACCTGGCACTCCAGGCAATCGAGGCCGGCGTCGACGTCCAGATAGAGAAGCCGGCGACGCTCGCCGTCGAGGAGATGAAGGAGATCGCCGCCGCCGCCGACGAACACGACGTGACGGTGACCGTCGTCCGGAACCACCTCTTCGACGTGGTGACGGTCGACGCCCGGGAACGGATCGAGTCCGGCGAACTCGGCCGGATTCGCGGGGTCGACGTGGTCGCCGCCGGCAAGACCTTGCCCGACGACCAGAACCGCGGCTCCTGGGCCTTCGACCTCCCCGGCGGCGAGTTCGAGGAGGGCATCCCCCACCAGATATACCTCGCGCTCGCGCTGGGCGGGTACCCCCGCGACGAGGATGCCGTCCACGCGACGACCGCTCTCGCGGGGGAGTACGACGGGGGATTCACCTACGACGGGCTCCAGCTCCAGTGGGCGACCGACGAGGAGGTACTCTGTTCGGTGAAACTGCTCGCCGGGGGCGTCCCCCAGCGGGTCCTGCTCGTCCACGGCGAGGAGCGGTCGCTGGCGGTCGACCTGCTCTCGCAGACGACCATCACGCTGGACCGCGACTACGGCGCGTCGCCGGTGGCACGGGCGATGAGCAACGTCGACCACGTCCTCGGGCGAGTGGGCGGGTCGCTGCGCAACGCCGCCGGCATGGCAAAGCGCCGCTTCGGTGACGACCTGGAGACGGAACTGAAGTGGAACGCGCACTACCGACAGTTCGACGAGGAGGCCCGCGCGCTGCTCGCCGACGAGGAGCCCACCGTCTCGCTGGATGAGGTCACCTGGACCGTGCGGCTGATGGAACTGGTCCGCGAGGACGCCGAGCGGCGGGAGGCAACGGGCGAGCGCGACACAGCAGAGAGCGCGGAGGCGGAGGACGACCAGCACGCCACCGGAGCGGTCGCCGAGGACGACTAGAGGAGCGCCCGCGGGTCTCGGGAGTCACAGCAGCGCCGAGACCTGTTCGACGTCGACGAGGCCGCTCGCCAGCGAGAGCACGGCCCAGACGCCGCCACCCAGCAGGATGACGCCGGCGAGCGTGAACGGCCCGGAGATGTACGGGAGCGCGAGGACGACGGCGACACCCATCGCGGCCGTGATGAGAGTTACGCCAGCCCCGACGCGGGCAAGCGCGCCGAGGCGCAGCGAAAAGGCGCGGTGGATGTAGTAGACGTTCCCGAGCGTGTAGACGGTGTAAGTGGCGACAGTGGCGACGGCGGCACCCACGACGCCGAAGACGGGGATGAGCAGCAGGTTGAGCAGGAAATTCGCGCCGGCGGTCCCGGATTTCATCAGCGCCCGCTCGCGCGCCCGGCCGAGGTAGTCGAGGCCGTCGCTGGTTATCTTGTTGACGCTGTTGACGAGCACGAACCCGCTCATCACCTGGACGACGGGGACGGCCCCGGCGTAGTCCCGGCCGAAAATCAGCGGGATGGCCGGATCCGCGACGAGGACCAGGCCGACGCAGGCCGGCAGGTAGAACAGCATGACGTACCGCAGCGCCCGCTCGTAGAGCCTGGCTGCCCGGTCGGTCCGGTCCATCGCCGACCGGGTGCCGAGTTCGGGTGAGACGGTGTAGCCAAGCGAACTCGCCGGGACCGACGTTATCTCCGAGACCTGCTTGGCGACGACGTAGTAGCCCACCGCCACCGGGTTCAGGAGCGCGCCGACGAGGATGATGTCGACGCGCTTGTCGAGGACACCCGCGCCCTTCGTCAGCGTCAGCGGGAGGCTGTACTCCACGAGGCGGCGAGTCAGCCCGGACTCCATCTCCGGGGCTTCCTCGTAGTCGGCGTAGTGGTGGCGATACAGCAGAACGAGGCCGACGACGGCGGCGAGGCCGAAGCCGGCGACGTAGCCGACGAACGCCCCGACGGCCTCGAACCCGGCGAGCACGAGCGCGACGACGAACACCAGCCGACCGATACCCGAAAGCGCGTTCAGGCTGGCGCTCCACCTGATGCGGTTGAACCCCTGGAACAGCGACAGCAAGAGGCTGTGCAGCGCGTATCCGGCGACGTAGAGCGGGCCGAGGAGCAGGAAGGGAGCGACCTCCGGCGAGTCCAGCAGGGCGGCAATCCGCTCGTGTCCGAGGAACAGCACGAGACCGACCAGTCCCACCAGCAGACCCATCGCGAGCATCGTCCGGCGGAGGATGTGCGGGACCTGGGCCGGGTCCTGCTCCGTGTACTCGTTGACGTACCGGGCGGCGGACTTCGGGATGCCGAGAATCGCGAAGATGCTCCCGACGGTGAGCACGGAGATGGCGAAGTACAGCGTTCCGAAATCGGTCGGCGAGAGGAGTTCCCGCGTCAGGAGCAGTATCAACAGCCCGTTGGCGACGAGGTAGACGGTGTTGCCGCCGAGCGCCGCCGACGCCCGGCCGACGATACCCGCGTCCCGCGCCGACTCCTCGTCACTCATCGCCGATGTAGTACAGTTCGAAGCCGCCGGTGCTCTGGACGCGATGGATGCCGGGCGTCGTCTGGAGGGCACGGAAGCCGTCGCTGCCGTACCGGAAGCCGCGATACAGCGAGAGTTCGCGGGGCTGGTCGGGCGGCCGGAGCGGGACGTAGGTCCCGTCGTCGTACGCGCCGGTCAGGTTGGTCCACGCGGTGAACGGAATCGCCTCGCCCGGGAACGCAAGCGCGGTCGACGACTCCGGGCCGTAGATGGCGTCGGCGAACCGGTCACCGCCGCCCCGGGGGCCGGCGAACGTGGCGTCCGGTACCTGGTGTTCGATCGCGACCTCGTAGCCCGTCATCTCGCTGTCGGTGACCTGCGGGTTGTCCTGGAATATCCACGGCGAGGGATGCAGCGAGAAGACCGCGAGCGGGAGCAAGAGAGCGAACAGGACCGCCAGGAGTCGGCGGCGGCCGGTGGTCGTGAGCCGCGAGCGAAGTGCGGGGACGCCGCTGGCGAGCGCGGCCGCGCCGACGAGCGTCACCGGGAGCATCAGGAAGCCGACGAACCGGAAGTAGTGGTCGCCGAAGTCGCCGACGAAGACGACGGCCGTGATGGCCGCCAGCGGGACGAACGCGGCCGTGAGGTACTTGTTCAGGGCGTTGTGGTCCGGGAAGACGTCGTCGAAGCGCCCGAGCGGACTGCCGAGCATGACGATGCCGGCGACGGCGGAGAACACCGCCGCGGCGAGGAAGAGTTTGAGGAACAGCCCCCCGAGACTGGCACCGATGTCGGTCAGCGAGGCCGAGCGACCGGCGACAGTGCCGCCCGCGCTGGTCGCGCTGCCGCCGACGACGAAGTCGTAGGCGGCTTCGAGACGACTGGTCACGCGCGGCCGGCCGCCCGCCCAGGCAGTCCACAGCGCACCGAGAAAGAGCGTCTCGAACAGCAGTGGCCGGTGCTGGGCGATCGGATGCGTCGAACTGAACAGCCGGAAGACAATCTGGACCCCAAGAATCGCGCCGAAGAGCACCAGCAGGCTCAGCGTCTCCTGAGAGTGGACGAACAGCATCGTCGGCGCGACGACGGCGAAGGCGAGTCCGAGTCTGCTCGGTCGGAGGCGGCCACGGGTGGGCAGCCGGACCCCGACCAGCGCGATGAAGAGCAGGAACGGCGCGAACAGAATCGCCTCCGAGGAGGGGTGTGCGACGACGTGCGTGCCGACGGCGTTGATCGGCAGGAGGAGGAGGGCGGCGAACAGCCCCACCACGAGCGCCCCGGGGGCGTCGGTCATCTCCCGGACGCACAGCGGGACGAACAGGAAGAAGAGGCCGAAGAAGACCACGACAGTCAGCAACAGCGACCTGGTGAGTGCCAGCCCCGTCACCGCGTTGAGCGCGACGGAGAACAGGTGGACGCCGGGGTAGAGGAGGTCCTGGGGCTGGAGGGTCCCGCCGACGAGCGAGCGGGCGAAGCCGAGGTGGGTCAGCGCGTCCCCCTGACCGTAGAAGTGATAGCCGCGGACGACGGGGAGCGCGACCACGGCGATGCCGGCGCTCCCCCCGAGAACGGCGGCAGTCAGCCGGCCCCGGCCGGAGTCGCTGGAGAGGCCGACGACGAGGGCGGCGAGGAAGGCCACGGCGACGCCACCCCAGAACAGGAGCGGCGTCGCGCGGTAGAGAGAGAGTTCGTAGCCCGCCGCCGGCGCGTCCAGTGCGGTGCGGACGCCGCCCGCGAGCCCGAGGAAGCCGACGACGAGCAACAGCTTCCAGCGCCGGTCCAGCCGGCCGCGAGTCGCAGTGTAGTGTGAGGCCATGGTGTCCCGGAGAGTGAGTGTGCCGACACTGGCCGCGGTGACCGTTTTGTTATTGAGCGGTGAACCTGCGGTAGCCGGGCCTTACCGGCCGACGGTGACCGGTTGCGAGACGTCCGCCGACCCGTCCTCGACGACTCGCCGGTAGATGCCCTCCAGTTGCTCGCCCATCCGTTCGAGGCTGACCTCGCGGGCGCGCTGGCGGCCGTTCGAGCGCCGCCCGGCCCGCAGGACCCGCAGCAACCCGTCTACGAGGGCCTCGTCGGTCCGCGCGACCGTCGAGAGGTCCACTCCGGCCAGCCGTTCCCCGACGTCGCCGACGTCCGTGGAGACGACCGGGAGGTTACAGGCCAGCGCCTCCTTCACGGAGTTCGGCGACCCCTCGCGTCGCGAGGTCAGCAGGAGGGCGTCAGCGGCGTTGTAGTAGGCCGGCATCCCGCGGTGCGGGACGCCGAAGAGGGTGTGGAGTTCGAGACGCCCGGAGAACTGCTCGCGGACGGCCTCGACGACGCGCTCGGCGCGCGGATAGTTCTTGACCTCCCGGGTCTCCGGGTACGGGAAGAGGACGTGGTGGGCGTCGTGGCGCCAGCCGACGCGCTCGCGGGCGTCGCGCTGTGGTTCCGGGGCGAACCGCTCCAGGTCGACGCCGTGGGGCACCACGTAGGTGTCGCAGTCGAGTTCGGCCGCCATCTCCGGGCTCATCACGACGACGGCGTCGGCGAACTTCGCGCACCACTTGCTGAGCCAGCCGTACTCGCCCATGAGGTCCGACCCCCACAGCGAGAGCACGACCGGCAGGTTCGGCTGTGCCAGCGCCGCCGGCGCGGTCAGCCCGTAGTTCGCGTGCAGCAGGTCGTAGTCGCCGAACGACGACGTGAGCACGGGCGGGTAGAACCGGAGGTAATCCAGCACGGACCGTGAACTGGACTCGTCGTCGGTCCGGACACGGGTTCCCGGGACCGAGACGGTCCTGGACTCGATGCCACGGGATTCCAGCGTCTCCACCTGCTGTTTGAAGAACCGGGACTCCTCGTTCGTGACGAGGTTGAGAACGCGCACCGGCGTCACCGCCCGACCAGCTGGTAGGCCTTCTTCGCGAGCGCCATCGACGCCCCGCTGGACTCGACGACGTAGTAGGGGACGAGGTCCGCCCCGAACTTGCTCTTGTACCGGCAGAGCCGTTCGGTGTTCGCGCCCATGAGGTCGTAGCGGGTGACCGACTCCCGCGGCGGGTCCGCCACGACGTCCTCGATGATGTGCCAGTGCAGCAGGCTGTTGATGCTGACGTTGTCGTGCGTGGCACGGGCACCCCCCTGCCAGAAGTAGGCGGCGTCGTTGGAGTAGAGGACGGTGATGCCGCTGAGGAACTCGCCCGTCGGACTGTGTGCGGTGTAGACGCGACAGCGGTCCTCGGCGGCGAGCGCGTCGGTCAGGTCGCTGACGTAGTCCCACGCCAGCGGGTACGAGCGGTCCTGCTCGCGGTACCGCGCGGCGGTCTGTTCGTGGACGCGCTCGGCCCACTCGGTCCCGTCCCGGCGCACCTCGACGCCCAGGTCCAGCCCGTCCCGAATCTCCCGCCGGAGGCTCTTGCTGAACGACGAGAGGAGGTCGTCGCTCGTCAGGCCCGCGGTGTCCAGCGAGTAGGTGAACACCGTCTCCACGTCCAGCCCCTCCCAGGTGAACGGTCGCGGGTCCGTGTAGGCCGTCGGGCAGACCACACGGAGCAGCGAGCGCGAGGCGTCGGCACCGACGCGCTCGATTGCGGCACTGGTAAAGCGGCGGTTCAGTCGCTCGCGCTTGCGTCGCTTCGGGCTGGCCGGCATGATAAGGGGGCCGAGCCGCGGCACGCCCATCGACGGCGGCGGCGAGAGCACCGCCTTCCCCAGCCCCCGGTCCTGGACGACCAGCGGAAACAGTCCGACCGGGCGGTCGCCCTTGTACCCGGCGAGCAGCCGGAGTTCGCCCGCCGTGTGCCTGTCGAGTACCTCCAGTGCGGCCGGGACGTGGAACACGTCGAAGCCGCTGGCTGGCAGTGCGCTGTCCCACTCCGTCGTGTCGATGCGGTGGATGTCCATGGTCAGTCCTGCCCCGTGGCTTGCGCGCCGAATCTCTCCTCGTCACTCCTCGCGTCCGGCGGCGCTGCCGCCGTCGACGCCGGTTCCCGGTCCGCCGCTGTCGCGTGGTCGAGGTCCCGATAGAGGTCCCCCGGTGGCCCGACCCACGCGCCCATGTCGAGGGCCCGCTCGACGAGACGGCGGTAGAGCCCGCCGTAGTTCGGGAAGTCCCGGTCGCTGAAGTAGCAGGGGTGCCACAGGACGGTCATCACGGCCCCGTTGTCGCGGGCGTCGGCCAGCAACCGCTCGCACTCGTCCCAGGCCCGCTCGGGGGCGGAGCGGACCGCCGGCAGCGCGGCCTCCATCAGCGTCAGCGGGAAGACGACGAACTCGTCGTCGAACGGGCGGATGGGGTCGTAGCCGTGCTGGAACCCGTACCCGTCGCTCGACCCGAGGGAGGTGTCGTACCGGAGGCCGACGTCGGCCTGGTAGCGCCAGGTCTGGGGTCGGT contains:
- a CDS encoding glycosyltransferase family 4 protein, which codes for MRVLNLVTNEESRFFKQQVETLESRGIESRTVSVPGTRVRTDDESSSRSVLDYLRFYPPVLTSSFGDYDLLHANYGLTAPAALAQPNLPVVLSLWGSDLMGEYGWLSKWCAKFADAVVVMSPEMAAELDCDTYVVPHGVDLERFAPEPQRDARERVGWRHDAHHVLFPYPETREVKNYPRAERVVEAVREQFSGRLELHTLFGVPHRGMPAYYNAADALLLTSRREGSPNSVKEALACNLPVVSTDVGDVGERLAGVDLSTVARTDEALVDGLLRVLRAGRRSNGRQRAREVSLERMGEQLEGIYRRVVEDGSADVSQPVTVGR
- a CDS encoding oligosaccharide flippase family protein; the protein is MSDEESARDAGIVGRASAALGGNTVYLVANGLLILLLTRELLSPTDFGTLYFAISVLTVGSIFAILGIPKSAARYVNEYTEQDPAQVPHILRRTMLAMGLLVGLVGLVLFLGHERIAALLDSPEVAPFLLLGPLYVAGYALHSLLLSLFQGFNRIRWSASLNALSGIGRLVFVVALVLAGFEAVGAFVGYVAGFGLAAVVGLVLLYRHHYADYEEAPEMESGLTRRLVEYSLPLTLTKGAGVLDKRVDIILVGALLNPVAVGYYVVAKQVSEITSVPASSLGYTVSPELGTRSAMDRTDRAARLYERALRYVMLFYLPACVGLVLVADPAIPLIFGRDYAGAVPVVQVMSGFVLVNSVNKITSDGLDYLGRARERALMKSGTAGANFLLNLLLIPVFGVVGAAVATVATYTVYTLGNVYYIHRAFSLRLGALARVGAGVTLITAAMGVAVVLALPYISGPFTLAGVILLGGGVWAVLSLASGLVDVEQVSALL
- a CDS encoding lipid II:glycine glycyltransferase FemX, whose protein sequence is MDIHRIDTTEWDSALPASGFDVFHVPAALEVLDRHTAGELRLLAGYKGDRPVGLFPLVVQDRGLGKAVLSPPPSMGVPRLGPLIMPASPKRRKRERLNRRFTSAAIERVGADASRSLLRVVCPTAYTDPRPFTWEGLDVETVFTYSLDTAGLTSDDLLSSFSKSLRREIRDGLDLGVEVRRDGTEWAERVHEQTAARYREQDRSYPLAWDYVSDLTDALAAEDRCRVYTAHSPTGEFLSGITVLYSNDAAYFWQGGARATHDNVSINSLLHWHIIEDVVADPPRESVTRYDLMGANTERLCRYKSKFGADLVPYYVVESSGASMALAKKAYQLVGR
- a CDS encoding DUF1616 domain-containing protein yields the protein MSYDFDESLLLAALRPLIAPCGDLLLGILLTVVAVVGMVTTGGAIRAALGLPLVLLLPGYAVVSVLFPGRPGRDARLAPGLGTRLALAVGISVSVSVLVGFVLGAVGLPLSTLSVAGSLTVVSLLGLTGAVWRRLQLPAERRFGLPFREWAASAWRGVARQDSALDGVLNVALVLAVLVGVSTLGYALVVPAHSASFSSFAVLSANGSDDPVAGNYSTNLTQGAPQEFLLSVENHEGERTEYAVVSELQRVNTTTDTVTERAELDRRTGVAQAGETWEEAVSVTPSLSGDRLRIAFYLYTGDAPAQVDSRSADEHLYLWVTVTPG
- a CDS encoding Gfo/Idh/MocA family protein, translated to MTLSAAVVGGGVVSDRHLSGLAQNPLVELVAVCDIDEQRAREQAKKYGIKAYFDMAELLEGESLDWIHLCTPVQTHRDLALQAIEAGVDVQIEKPATLAVEEMKEIAAAADEHDVTVTVVRNHLFDVVTVDARERIESGELGRIRGVDVVAAGKTLPDDQNRGSWAFDLPGGEFEEGIPHQIYLALALGGYPRDEDAVHATTALAGEYDGGFTYDGLQLQWATDEEVLCSVKLLAGGVPQRVLLVHGEERSLAVDLLSQTTITLDRDYGASPVARAMSNVDHVLGRVGGSLRNAAGMAKRRFGDDLETELKWNAHYRQFDEEARALLADEEPTVSLDEVTWTVRLMELVREDAERREATGERDTAESAEAEDDQHATGAVAEDD
- a CDS encoding carboxylate--amine ligase, which gives rise to MTETRGGTDTVVIPTGYDPGSYSAVRSLARRGVRTIVASHYDDVPAAASRYCDEAVDVPDPDDDLVAYRDALLSLARRPSVRTILPLRPFDPYVFARDAASFDRHVSLVTPPADTLDTVFDRVQLFEAAADAGVPIPETRRLADGADWPTPRIVKSRYNLLTSTYCPERAPEDAETVKSVEHVPSSETIDVEAVRDRMGHDPIVQEFVASSGQYVFGALYDHGEPLATFQHRQLRGDSYTGGGGVYRESIDDPELEAVGRALLDHLDWHGLACIEYMKDETTGEYKLAEINPRLWQSLPCAVRAGADFPWYYWQAATGRADDIDPEYQVGVRTHLLHGELGYLQSIRADGSPFYETPSLSRATVDVARSCLTDPHFDTLRLDDPRPFLRGVRHVISK
- a CDS encoding polysaccharide deacetylase family protein, which codes for MSVLDEHSFALCLTHDVDRPYKTYQSLYYAVRDRRPGHLLDLLPWREPFWTFEDIMRMEEDLGVRSAFYFLNEQHLFHDRPPREWVRPENWMLYLGRYSLDDPDIRALVRRLDDGGWEVGLHGSYGSYRDRGRLAFERERLESVLGGRVLGGRQHHLNLDRPQTWRYQADVGLRYDTSLGSSDGYGFQHGYDPIRPFDDEFVVFPLTLMEAALPAVRSAPERAWDECERLLADARDNGAVMTVLWHPCYFSDRDFPNYGGLYRRLVERALDMGAWVGPPGDLYRDLDHATAADREPASTAAAPPDARSDEERFGAQATGQD